One genomic segment of Paenibacillus durus includes these proteins:
- the cimA gene encoding citramalate synthase: MSKSISIFDTTLRDGTQGEGISLSADDKLKIARKLDDLGVHYIEGGIPGSNMKDIEFFKRVKDLHLNAKITAFGSTRRKNSQADQDDNLQRILAAGVPAATLVGKSWDFHVHTALQTSLEENLAMIGDSIAYLKSKGLEVIFDAEHFFDGYKNNPEYAAAVMSRAREAGADWLVMCDTNGGTLPHEIRDIISSLTLQLPGAPLGIHTHNDCELAVANALSAIEAGARQVQGTINGYGERCGNANLCSIIPTLQLKMGYSCIPADSLPQLTNTARYVSEVANVNMPVNQPYVGSAAFAHKGGIHVSAILRDSRTYEHIAPELVGNKQRVLVSELAGQSNVLSKAQDMGLNLDPSSEQARKVIDKIKDLEHQGYQFEGADASLELLLREATGEMNELFTFESFKMLVEKSAGKPVVSEAFVKLKVGGETLYTAGEGNGPVNALDNALRKALLAHFPQLKDMHLSDYKVRVLDEKDQTAAKVRVLIESKNYSDTWSTVGVSANVIEASWEALVDSMRYALLGQMSPEVTDLLDLGQRGLVNH; the protein is encoded by the coding sequence ATGTCTAAGTCCATCTCCATCTTCGATACAACGCTGCGCGACGGCACCCAAGGCGAAGGAATCAGTCTGTCGGCGGACGACAAGCTGAAAATCGCCAGGAAACTCGACGATCTGGGTGTGCACTACATTGAAGGTGGCATTCCGGGAAGCAATATGAAGGATATCGAATTTTTCAAAAGAGTGAAAGATCTTCATTTGAACGCCAAAATTACCGCATTCGGCAGCACGCGCCGCAAGAACTCGCAGGCGGACCAAGATGACAATCTCCAGCGTATACTGGCAGCAGGCGTACCCGCAGCGACGCTGGTCGGAAAATCATGGGACTTCCATGTGCATACCGCCCTGCAAACCAGTCTAGAGGAAAATCTCGCCATGATCGGCGATTCCATCGCATATTTAAAAAGCAAGGGGCTTGAAGTCATTTTTGACGCCGAGCATTTCTTCGACGGATATAAGAATAATCCCGAGTATGCCGCGGCAGTCATGTCGCGCGCTCGCGAAGCGGGAGCCGATTGGCTCGTAATGTGTGATACCAATGGAGGGACGCTGCCGCATGAGATCCGGGATATCATATCTTCTTTGACCCTTCAGTTGCCCGGCGCGCCGCTCGGTATCCACACCCATAACGACTGTGAGCTTGCCGTAGCCAACGCGCTCAGCGCAATAGAGGCCGGTGCCCGGCAGGTGCAGGGAACGATCAACGGATACGGCGAGCGCTGCGGCAACGCCAACCTCTGTTCCATCATTCCGACACTGCAGCTCAAGATGGGCTACAGCTGCATTCCAGCGGATTCTCTGCCGCAGCTTACGAATACGGCCCGCTACGTCAGCGAGGTCGCCAATGTTAATATGCCGGTAAATCAGCCCTATGTAGGCAGCGCGGCTTTTGCACATAAAGGCGGTATTCACGTCTCCGCCATTCTGCGTGACTCCCGCACCTACGAGCATATCGCTCCCGAATTGGTCGGCAACAAGCAGCGTGTGCTGGTCTCCGAACTGGCCGGTCAGAGCAATGTACTGTCCAAAGCGCAGGATATGGGCCTGAATCTTGACCCTAGCAGCGAGCAGGCGCGCAAAGTAATCGATAAGATCAAGGATCTGGAGCATCAAGGTTACCAGTTCGAAGGCGCCGATGCTTCGCTCGAGCTGCTGCTCCGTGAAGCGACGGGTGAAATGAATGAACTGTTCACCTTCGAGTCGTTCAAGATGCTCGTAGAGAAATCCGCCGGAAAACCGGTTGTCTCGGAAGCATTCGTCAAGCTAAAGGTCGGAGGCGAAACTCTTTATACCGCCGGCGAAGGCAATGGCCCCGTCAATGCTCTGGACAATGCGCTGCGCAAGGCGCTTCTGGCTCATTTCCCGCAGCTGAAAGACATGCATCTATCCGATTACAAGGTCCGTGTGCTGGACGAGAAGGATCAGACTGCCGCGAAGGTCCGTGTGCTGATCGAATCCAAGAATTACAGTGATACCTGGAGCACTGTCGGCGTATCCGCCAACGTTATCGAGGCAAGCTGGGAAGCGCTGGTTGACAGTATGCGCTACGCCCTGCTCGGTCAAATGTCGCCGGAAGTGACTGATCTTCTGGATCTGGGGCAGCGCGGCCTGGTCAATCATTAA
- a CDS encoding DNA polymerase IV, with the protein MSDNVDRYYPASGRVILHVDMNAFYCSVHEAENPEAYKGRPTAVAGSVELRKGIIVTCSYPARRRGISTGMQVQRALRVCPELIVIKPDFHLYRRYSAAFMQIAYSYTPLLEAVSIDECYLDITGSRQFGTPLEIAGTIQNRIMDELGLPCSIGIAPNKLLAKMASDLKKPSGISVLRLRDVPKVLWNKPCGEMFGIGAKTADKLKKLGIYSIGQLAAADEGMLLDTFGILGSWLKRAANGIDDSPVNPEREQSKSIGHTTTLPGDISGIAEARPVLLALSDQVARRLRRQKLVASGVQITVRTPDMKTITRSRQLEVPTETAEDIYRAACALFQKHWGEEKPIRLLGVTLHGLSPKEDSAIQLDLFDYERQPKKESLNQVMDMLRNKFGENAVLTAGMLSDPHTNLLRNHKARGTSLQKDQLRSPQQDEE; encoded by the coding sequence ATGAGCGATAATGTAGACCGGTATTATCCCGCCAGCGGCCGGGTGATATTGCATGTGGATATGAATGCGTTCTACTGTTCCGTCCATGAGGCGGAGAATCCAGAAGCCTATAAAGGAAGGCCGACAGCGGTGGCCGGAAGCGTGGAGCTCCGCAAAGGAATAATCGTCACCTGCTCCTATCCTGCAAGGCGGCGCGGCATTTCTACAGGCATGCAGGTGCAGAGGGCCTTGCGCGTGTGTCCGGAACTCATTGTCATCAAGCCCGATTTTCATCTCTACCGCCGTTATTCGGCAGCCTTCATGCAGATTGCCTACAGCTATACGCCATTGCTGGAAGCGGTATCCATCGACGAATGCTATCTTGACATTACAGGGTCGCGGCAGTTCGGCACACCGCTGGAGATTGCCGGGACCATACAGAACCGAATCATGGATGAGCTTGGATTGCCATGCTCCATCGGAATTGCGCCCAATAAGCTGCTGGCCAAGATGGCCTCCGATCTCAAGAAGCCTAGCGGTATTTCTGTCTTAAGACTGCGGGATGTACCGAAGGTACTGTGGAACAAGCCCTGCGGAGAGATGTTCGGGATCGGCGCCAAGACGGCGGATAAGCTGAAAAAATTGGGCATCTACAGCATCGGTCAGCTGGCTGCGGCGGATGAAGGAATGCTGCTTGATACTTTCGGCATTCTGGGCTCCTGGCTTAAACGCGCAGCGAATGGCATTGACGATTCCCCCGTGAATCCAGAGCGGGAGCAGAGCAAGTCCATCGGCCATACGACGACGTTGCCCGGCGATATTTCAGGGATAGCCGAAGCGCGGCCGGTTCTGCTCGCCTTAAGCGACCAGGTGGCCAGAAGACTGCGTAGGCAGAAGCTCGTTGCTTCCGGCGTTCAGATTACCGTGCGGACCCCTGATATGAAGACAATCACCCGCTCGCGGCAGCTGGAGGTTCCTACCGAGACAGCTGAGGATATATATAGAGCGGCCTGCGCATTGTTTCAAAAGCATTGGGGTGAGGAGAAGCCTATCCGTCTGCTCGGAGTGACGCTGCACGGCTTGTCTCCAAAGGAGGATTCTGCCATTCAGCTAGATCTTTTTGATTATGAGCGTCAGCCGAAAAAGGAATCGTTAAACCAGGTAATGGATATGCTGCGCAACAAATTCGGCGAGAATGCCGTGCTGACAGCAGGGATGTTAAGCGATCCGCACACGAATCTTCTGCGCAATCACAAGGCGCGCGGCACCTCGCTGCAGAAGGATCAGCTGCGCTCTCCCCAGCAGGATGAGGAGTGA
- a CDS encoding ferredoxin — protein sequence MAKYTWVEKDTCIACGACGATAPDIYDYDDEGLAEVIYEGDANRGVTDIPEDLFDDLQDAADGCPTDSIKIADAPFNK from the coding sequence ATGGCTAAATACACTTGGGTAGAGAAAGATACCTGCATCGCATGCGGAGCCTGTGGCGCTACCGCTCCTGACATTTACGATTATGACGACGAAGGACTGGCTGAAGTCATCTACGAGGGAGACGCCAACCGCGGTGTAACGGACATTCCGGAGGATTTGTTCGACGATCTGCAAGATGCTGCAGACGGCTGTCCGACGGATTCCATCAAGATTGCAGATGCACCGTTCAACAAGTAA
- a CDS encoding L,D-transpeptidase — translation MKNSQYLKQYVQMHPDNKMAWYLLGKEYKKNGQEGKANYCFNQAGGVYEAFEQSKVPSDMLREYEEELLRTAREREKRNGRIRRLLLLVSFLLLVLMPAAAKAPGDGSMMTAVEPEDQAKTVPAADSESSLDLEKAGDSAADTLFTAREAGGGGAASASGLAGLLGSGGGKVPSLTAVLGMQRSGKWLLWKERLPVAYTLERNENGRTTIQSYDAAACACKPPDVGALADRGAEWQQRQEQLAALWSALNSFRAAKGRMPESLGELTGNFPGNWMAGTTPLMERAFAPLKAEAERKAAQGADGLDAPGGDSGAAPGAAPSAGNGGAEMPFLSQPLAILVDKQKHRLAVTSGGIIIRSYEVGLGGTRTPEGSFVITDKVVNPNGHDNGEFGSRGMQLSDTNYAIHGTNEPESVGKDESLGCIRMKRRDIEELFDLVPKGTKVQIAGGGLLPDVTQGSENPFSLKAAGNQTNPRKQYHWLN, via the coding sequence ATGAAAAATTCACAGTACCTCAAGCAGTACGTACAGATGCATCCCGACAATAAAATGGCGTGGTATTTGCTGGGTAAGGAATATAAGAAAAACGGGCAGGAAGGCAAGGCGAACTACTGCTTCAACCAGGCCGGAGGCGTGTACGAGGCCTTTGAGCAGAGCAAAGTGCCGTCCGATATGCTTCGGGAATATGAAGAAGAATTGCTAAGGACGGCAAGGGAGCGGGAGAAGCGGAATGGCAGGATACGCAGGTTGCTCCTGCTGGTGTCATTTCTGCTGCTTGTTCTGATGCCGGCTGCAGCTAAAGCGCCGGGCGACGGTTCTATGATGACGGCAGTCGAACCTGAGGACCAAGCGAAAACCGTTCCAGCTGCGGACTCCGAAAGCAGTCTCGATCTGGAGAAGGCTGGCGATTCAGCGGCGGATACACTATTCACAGCCCGGGAAGCTGGCGGTGGCGGCGCAGCTTCCGCAAGCGGTCTGGCCGGGCTTCTTGGAAGCGGAGGTGGCAAGGTTCCTTCTTTGACGGCTGTGCTTGGCATGCAGCGGTCGGGGAAATGGCTGCTCTGGAAGGAGCGGCTTCCGGTGGCGTATACCTTGGAGCGGAACGAGAACGGCAGGACGACGATCCAATCCTACGATGCCGCAGCCTGCGCATGCAAGCCGCCGGATGTCGGGGCGCTGGCGGACCGCGGGGCCGAATGGCAGCAGCGTCAGGAACAGCTGGCTGCGCTCTGGAGCGCGCTGAACAGCTTTCGCGCGGCCAAGGGACGGATGCCGGAATCGCTCGGCGAGCTGACTGGCAATTTCCCGGGCAATTGGATGGCTGGGACGACGCCGCTGATGGAGCGGGCCTTCGCGCCGCTGAAAGCCGAGGCGGAGCGGAAGGCCGCGCAAGGCGCTGATGGCCTGGACGCGCCGGGCGGGGATTCCGGAGCCGCCCCAGGGGCCGCGCCCTCAGCGGGTAATGGCGGGGCGGAGATGCCTTTCCTGTCTCAGCCGCTCGCCATTCTCGTTGACAAGCAAAAACACCGCTTGGCGGTGACCAGCGGCGGAATCATTATTCGGAGCTATGAAGTGGGGCTGGGAGGCACCCGGACGCCGGAAGGCAGCTTCGTCATCACCGACAAGGTTGTAAATCCGAACGGACATGACAACGGGGAATTCGGCAGCAGGGGAATGCAGCTCTCCGACACCAATTACGCCATTCACGGTACCAATGAACCGGAAAGCGTGGGCAAGGATGAATCATTGGGCTGTATACGAATGAAGCGAAGAGATATTGAGGAGCTGTTCGATCTTGTCCCTAAAGGAACGAAGGTGCAGATTGCCGGAGGGGGGCTTTTGCCTGATGTAACGCAGGGTTCAGAGAACCCGTTCTCTCTGAAAGCCGCCGGGAACCAGACCAACCCCCGCAAACAATACCATTGGCTGAATTAA
- a CDS encoding quinone-dependent dihydroorotate dehydrogenase: MLYRNIAKPVFFKMDPEAAHHLVIGGLEKAAALPGGRSALRLMYGVPETPELAVDLFGLHFHSPVGLAAGLDKNAQAIPGFSSIGFGFMEVGTVTPKGQPGNEQPRLFRLPPDEALINRMGFNNEGAEVMARRLKAETRRTIPVAINIGRNKTTANEAAHEDYRKCIRTLYPYGDFFVVNISSPNTPDLRSLQHGSELSHLLSEVKQEMELQRGSSSVRKSILVKIAPDVSAAELEYMVHTLTEAGMDGIIATNTTVRREGLTHESASETGGLSGKPLRDRSTEIISAIYRQTNGKLPIIGSGGIFSAQDAYDKIRAGASLVEIYTALIYEGPEVNRRIHAGLRNLLRRDGFRHISEAVGADVQI; encoded by the coding sequence GTGCTGTATCGAAATATTGCGAAACCTGTTTTCTTTAAAATGGACCCGGAAGCAGCACACCATCTCGTCATCGGGGGACTTGAAAAAGCAGCCGCCCTGCCGGGCGGACGCTCCGCCTTGCGCCTGATGTACGGCGTCCCGGAGACGCCGGAGCTGGCTGTTGACCTGTTTGGACTTCATTTTCATTCGCCCGTAGGGCTTGCGGCCGGATTAGATAAGAATGCTCAGGCGATCCCTGGATTTTCGTCAATCGGCTTTGGCTTTATGGAGGTCGGTACGGTGACTCCAAAGGGCCAGCCGGGGAACGAGCAGCCAAGGCTGTTCCGGCTTCCGCCTGATGAAGCGCTCATCAACCGGATGGGCTTCAATAATGAAGGCGCGGAAGTTATGGCGCGGCGCCTCAAGGCGGAGACCAGACGGACCATTCCGGTCGCGATCAATATCGGACGGAATAAGACGACCGCCAATGAAGCCGCGCATGAGGATTACCGGAAGTGCATTCGCACACTGTATCCGTACGGTGATTTTTTTGTGGTTAATATCAGTTCTCCGAATACGCCGGATTTGCGTAGTCTCCAGCATGGAAGCGAATTGTCCCATTTGCTGTCGGAAGTTAAGCAGGAGATGGAGCTCCAGCGCGGATCAAGCAGCGTTCGAAAGAGCATTCTGGTCAAGATTGCTCCGGATGTAAGTGCAGCGGAGCTTGAATACATGGTGCATACGCTGACAGAAGCGGGTATGGATGGTATTATAGCTACCAACACGACAGTTCGCCGCGAGGGACTCACCCATGAAAGCGCGTCGGAAACCGGCGGACTCAGCGGAAAGCCGCTGCGGGACAGATCAACGGAAATCATCTCCGCGATCTACCGTCAGACAAACGGAAAGCTGCCGATTATCGGTTCTGGCGGCATCTTCTCCGCCCAGGATGCCTATGACAAAATCCGGGCGGGCGCAAGCCTGGTCGAAATATATACGGCTCTCATTTATGAAGGGCCGGAGGTAAACCGCAGGATACATGCCGGGCTGCGGAATCTCCTGAGAAGGGACGGCTTCCGGCATATCTCCGAAGCGGTGGGCGCAGACGTCCAAATATAA
- a CDS encoding GTP pyrophosphokinase, whose amino-acid sequence MDGRDWGTFILPYEQTVEELKVKFKTMRAELKKREEYTPIEFVTGRVKRLSSILEKAKRLNVRMEDLEQGIEDIAGIRIMCQFVEDIRRVAEYIRARKDLEVVYEKDYITNYKESGYRSFHMIIRYPVQTALGLKIVLAEIQIRTLAMNFWATIEHSLNYKYRESLPDEIRLRLKTAAEAASILDSEMSSIREEILEAQKTFEENSNTTTQVLHAIHQLYFYHLVNEAIRSQEEFNEIWQRQDMEAMKELLRRVRGMISQAKKGDLPDGV is encoded by the coding sequence ATGGACGGCAGAGATTGGGGCACTTTTATACTTCCATATGAACAGACAGTGGAAGAACTCAAGGTTAAATTCAAAACAATGCGCGCGGAGCTGAAGAAGCGCGAGGAATATACGCCGATTGAATTCGTAACCGGGAGGGTGAAGCGCCTGTCCAGCATTCTGGAAAAGGCGAAGCGCCTAAATGTGCGTATGGAGGATCTGGAGCAGGGGATTGAGGATATTGCGGGTATCCGGATCATGTGCCAGTTCGTGGAGGATATCCGGCGTGTGGCGGAGTATATCCGCGCCCGCAAAGACCTTGAAGTGGTATATGAGAAAGACTACATTACCAATTACAAGGAGAGCGGCTACCGCAGCTTCCACATGATCATCAGGTACCCGGTCCAGACCGCCCTCGGGCTAAAGATCGTGCTGGCCGAAATTCAGATCCGCACGCTGGCGATGAATTTCTGGGCGACCATCGAGCACTCCCTGAACTATAAATACCGGGAAAGCCTGCCGGATGAAATTAGGCTGCGCCTGAAGACGGCAGCCGAGGCCGCATCCATTCTGGATAGCGAAATGTCCAGCATCCGGGAAGAAATACTGGAAGCGCAGAAGACATTCGAGGAAAATTCCAACACGACAACCCAGGTGCTTCATGCGATACATCAATTGTATTTCTACCATCTTGTCAATGAAGCGATCCGCAGCCAGGAAGAATTCAACGAGATTTGGCAGCGCCAGGATATGGAAGCAATGAAGGAGCTGCTGAGACGGGTGCGCGGAATGATTTCGCAGGCGAAGAAAGGCGATTTGCCGGATGGGGTATGA
- a CDS encoding DUF309 domain-containing protein, translating into MGYEPLYVAYLVYFNRDRDYFECHEVLEELWLSKDRDPLYKALLQVAVGLYHYRNGNARGAMIMLEGAAAKLREYPEITLGIRLGKLVQETENYVRRLKGYDDLAYYDLTIDIVDDKLSEAVQAALPEIKPNIPQRRGPRREQSSRR; encoded by the coding sequence ATGGGGTATGAGCCTTTGTATGTCGCTTATCTGGTCTACTTCAATCGTGACCGCGACTATTTCGAATGTCACGAGGTTCTGGAAGAGCTGTGGCTCTCCAAGGACCGCGACCCGCTGTATAAGGCGCTGCTTCAGGTAGCCGTGGGGCTGTATCATTACCGCAATGGCAATGCGCGCGGCGCCATGATCATGCTGGAAGGAGCGGCGGCGAAGCTTCGGGAATATCCGGAGATTACGCTGGGCATTCGTCTTGGCAAACTGGTCCAAGAGACGGAAAACTATGTTCGGCGGTTAAAGGGGTATGACGATCTGGCATATTACGATTTGACTATCGATATCGTGGACGATAAGCTGTCCGAGGCGGTTCAGGCCGCTTTGCCGGAAATCAAGCCAAATATCCCCCAGCGGAGGGGACCCCGCAGAGAGCAGTCTAGCCGCCGCTAA
- a CDS encoding RsmB/NOP family class I SAM-dependent RNA methyltransferase, whose product MAVQLPHSFSERMKKLLGREYEAFSETYGEIPHTGIRVNTLKITADELQRISPYRMDPIPWCSTGFYTTEGARPGKHPYYHAGLYYIQEPSAMAPVELLGVLPGDRVLDLCAAPGGKSTQIAAKLQGQGMLISNDLHPERTKALAKNLELCGARNAVVLNESPERIAAAFPGFFDRILIDAPCSGEGMFRKDEDMVRQWDEHTPAKYAGMQREILRAAALALRPGGTLVYSTCTFSPEENEGSIAEFLAAYPQFSVVPAHGTGSFSPGLEPLPGTARLWPHKVKGEGHYIAVLRHNGKPEEESGEGAWPGSGGKSMPAMPLEERGGRNGEGGRTAISRKDKSTVGRGDSRNGRNGRTSSRNDGRGRSAAIASEGDILASYAEFAREQLGWQPDGFPVLFGEHLYLSPLPREALNGLRTVRPGWYIGHVRSGRFIPGHPLATALIPRESKRSLSLAGDGPEAVSYLKGETLSISEDGLMIAPGTSPKGYVLVCIDGYSAGWGKWQDGILKNEYPVGWRWT is encoded by the coding sequence ATGGCGGTACAACTTCCCCACTCCTTCTCTGAGCGGATGAAGAAGCTGCTGGGACGGGAATATGAAGCATTTTCGGAGACCTATGGGGAGATTCCACATACGGGCATCCGTGTTAATACACTAAAGATTACGGCGGATGAGCTACAGCGGATTTCACCTTACCGCATGGATCCGATCCCCTGGTGCTCCACGGGCTTTTACACAACCGAAGGCGCCAGACCCGGCAAGCATCCTTACTATCACGCTGGGCTTTACTATATTCAGGAGCCGAGCGCCATGGCGCCCGTCGAGCTGCTTGGCGTTCTCCCGGGCGACCGTGTGCTGGATTTGTGCGCCGCACCCGGCGGCAAGTCGACGCAGATCGCCGCCAAGCTTCAAGGGCAGGGAATGCTGATCAGCAACGATCTGCATCCTGAGCGGACCAAGGCTCTGGCGAAGAATCTGGAGCTGTGCGGCGCGAGAAACGCGGTCGTCCTAAACGAGAGCCCGGAGCGAATCGCCGCGGCTTTCCCGGGATTTTTCGACCGAATCCTGATCGATGCGCCATGCTCGGGCGAAGGCATGTTTCGCAAGGACGAGGATATGGTCCGGCAATGGGACGAGCACACACCGGCCAAGTATGCCGGCATGCAGCGGGAGATTTTGCGGGCGGCGGCGCTGGCGCTCAGACCGGGGGGGACGCTGGTTTATTCAACCTGCACCTTCTCGCCGGAGGAGAATGAAGGGAGCATCGCTGAGTTTCTTGCCGCATATCCGCAGTTCTCGGTTGTTCCTGCCCATGGCACTGGCTCCTTTTCCCCGGGGCTGGAACCGCTTCCGGGTACGGCGCGTTTATGGCCCCACAAGGTGAAGGGCGAGGGACATTATATTGCCGTATTAAGACATAATGGAAAGCCCGAAGAGGAGAGCGGCGAAGGAGCGTGGCCGGGCAGCGGCGGCAAATCAATGCCGGCCATGCCGCTTGAAGAACGCGGAGGGCGGAATGGAGAAGGCGGCCGGACAGCCATCTCCCGCAAGGATAAGTCAACTGTGGGCCGCGGCGACAGCAGAAACGGCAGAAACGGGCGCACTTCATCCCGGAACGATGGCAGGGGACGAAGTGCGGCCATTGCATCGGAGGGAGATATTTTAGCATCCTATGCGGAGTTTGCCCGGGAGCAGCTTGGCTGGCAGCCGGACGGCTTTCCCGTTCTATTCGGGGAGCATCTGTATTTGTCACCGCTGCCGCGTGAAGCGCTGAACGGTCTAAGAACGGTGCGTCCCGGCTGGTACATAGGGCATGTCCGCAGCGGACGCTTCATTCCGGGCCACCCGCTTGCGACCGCGCTGATCCCTAGAGAAAGCAAGCGCAGCCTGTCGCTTGCCGGAGACGGGCCCGAGGCTGTGTCCTATCTGAAGGGGGAGACGTTGTCGATTTCGGAGGACGGCCTGATGATTGCCCCCGGCACATCGCCGAAGGGGTATGTACTTGTCTGTATCGACGGATACAGCGCCGGCTGGGGGAAATGGCAGGATGGCATCCTCAAGAATGAATATCCCGTAGGCTGGAGGTGGACATAG
- a CDS encoding pseudouridine synthase, translating into MAKLRDGEGKKQRLDKILSHVGYGSRSELRKQAKQGLITVNGVVQKDSGAHVDPYNDTIEVAGETVLYREHIYLMMNKPPGVLSATEDKRDRTVLDLLEERYTVFEPFPVGRLDKDTVGLLLLTNDGQLAHELLSPRKHVPKTYEALVEGEVGPDDVAAFAEGVRLDDGYVTLPAQLTILGRERGRQVISQISLTITEGKFHQVKRMFQAVGKKVIFLKRVSMGNLPLDANLPEGACRELTSEELKLLAEI; encoded by the coding sequence ATGGCAAAGTTAAGAGACGGCGAAGGGAAAAAGCAGCGGCTGGATAAGATACTGTCCCATGTCGGTTACGGCTCGCGCAGCGAGCTCCGCAAGCAGGCCAAGCAGGGCCTCATCACCGTTAACGGTGTGGTCCAGAAAGACAGCGGCGCACATGTCGATCCCTATAACGATACAATCGAGGTGGCCGGTGAGACGGTTCTTTACCGTGAACATATTTATCTTATGATGAATAAACCGCCGGGCGTACTGTCGGCGACGGAGGACAAACGGGACCGGACGGTGCTGGATCTGCTGGAGGAGCGCTATACGGTGTTCGAGCCTTTTCCGGTAGGCAGACTGGATAAAGACACGGTCGGATTGCTGCTCCTGACAAATGACGGACAGCTTGCCCATGAGCTGCTCTCACCCCGCAAGCATGTGCCCAAGACCTATGAAGCCCTCGTAGAAGGGGAGGTCGGCCCGGACGATGTGGCAGCTTTTGCGGAGGGAGTAAGACTGGACGACGGTTATGTTACTTTGCCGGCGCAGCTGACAATTCTGGGAAGGGAGCGCGGAAGACAGGTCATTTCGCAAATCTCCCTGACGATTACCGAAGGCAAGTTCCACCAGGTGAAACGGATGTTCCAGGCTGTCGGGAAGAAGGTTATCTTTTTAAAAAGAGTCTCAATGGGCAATTTGCCCCTGGATGCGAATCTGCCCGAAGGCGCCTGCCGTGAGCTGACGAGCGAAGAGCTTAAGCTGCTAGCAGAAATTTAA
- a CDS encoding Cof-type HAD-IIB family hydrolase gives MKYKLIALDVDGTLLNDDHSLSPENKRTVAEVTRQGARVVLCTGRNPKNAIPIMQEMGLTGYVLADNGAVTVRVEDQEVIHQYPMDGRGLDPYIEYCRKRDIHFDVNTAFELYVDNVAHLTKEAHFMYEHLQLVPASLPAWEEFREPIVKFTVFSTAEMMDEAEREWGKWIQSFNIQRSGEFFVDLMHHEASKGNALKQLAKQLGIRQQDVLSIGNYYNDISMLTFAGLGIAMDNSPVEVKAAADAITGTNNENGVSEALIKYCLS, from the coding sequence ATGAAATATAAGCTTATAGCGCTCGATGTAGACGGTACGCTGCTGAATGACGATCATAGCTTGAGCCCCGAGAATAAAAGGACGGTGGCCGAAGTTACCAGACAGGGAGCCCGGGTCGTTTTGTGTACGGGAAGAAACCCGAAGAACGCCATTCCAATTATGCAGGAGATGGGACTGACCGGTTATGTGCTTGCCGATAACGGCGCCGTCACCGTGCGGGTGGAGGATCAGGAGGTCATTCATCAGTACCCCATGGACGGACGCGGACTTGATCCGTATATTGAGTACTGCCGCAAACGCGATATCCATTTTGACGTGAACACCGCTTTTGAGCTGTATGTTGACAATGTGGCGCATCTGACCAAAGAAGCCCACTTTATGTATGAGCATCTTCAGCTTGTTCCCGCGTCCTTGCCGGCATGGGAAGAGTTTCGTGAACCGATTGTCAAATTCACCGTATTTTCCACAGCGGAAATGATGGATGAAGCAGAGCGGGAGTGGGGTAAATGGATTCAGTCGTTTAATATCCAGCGGAGCGGAGAGTTTTTTGTTGACTTAATGCATCACGAAGCATCAAAAGGCAACGCGCTGAAGCAGCTGGCTAAGCAGCTTGGCATCCGTCAGCAGGACGTGTTGTCTATCGGTAACTACTATAATGACATTTCGATGCTTACTTTCGCGGGCCTCGGGATCGCTATGGACAATTCGCCGGTTGAAGTCAAAGCGGCGGCAGACGCCATCACCGGCACCAATAACGAGAATGGGGTATCGGAGGCGCTCATTAAATATTGCTTGTCTTAA